AGTGCGCGGAATCTGCACAACTTTGATTACGCAGAGCTATcttgtttatttctttatttgatttggtgctcatatttcttttttgtgtccACTGCCTGTCAATTCTGTGAACTTCTTCTGAAGGATTAGGCGCTGCTTATATATCACGGGAGTGAAATCTTATCCTTTCGTCAAAATCTCTCCTTTTCTTCAGGAATGACTAGACGAAGTACGCCACCGGCAGCGATATGCGTCGTCTCTATGGCTTTCTCGGCGGTGGCAGTATGTCCAAGTAAGACGAAAGGAATCTGTAGCAGTTAGAAAAAAATGGGCCTGTCATGGGTCAtttatgtttgttaattagtagcGTGATGAAATTATGTTACATGTTGCAATTATGGCAGTGTACTATATATATTGGAATTGCTGGAGCAGCAGTAGTGTTGGTATAACCGTTCGGTATGTTTTACAATTTTCGCAATGCACATAAAAGAAGACTTGGAAAGATGAGCTTCTGTCTGAGAAAACCGTATTTGTTTCTTCTTCTCACATTGGGCTGATTTTAAAAAGGCGCAGTCAAGCACCTTGTTACCGCTCAACACGCAAAAGCATTCATCTGCGGATTCAAAGGACATGCTTGGTTCGGTATTTTTACATTCAGCGATGGCTCGTGAGCTATAACTTTCTCGCAGCTTACtttcgtcatctgccttgctttcCTTTCGCAGTTTCGCCTCCTGTGAGCGACCTCACCGTGATGGAATTGCTGGAAATCGCTCAGAAGCAAGGCCTGCAGTGGATCACTCTACCCGGCGTCACTGGTAGAGTGGGCAGTTACGACTACGCTAATGCCACGGCCAGGCACTTTAAGGTGACACAGCTAGGTCGAGGCAAGAAATTCCTGCGCTATTGCCGCTTCGGACGGAAGGACACGGTCGAAGTGCAGTACCGGATTTCCGCAGTTTTGTCGACCCTGTGGTGGAAAACATCCGTACACCATGGTCGCAGTGACAGCACAGGACAAGGTATGAAGCGCGCGCACTTGGGTTTACAATGGCTCCACGTTGCACGCAATCACGCAGCGTTCTTACTTTAACTATGGTCTCCGAGATCGGTGCGTGGGGTCTCCAGAACGCGCCGCCCGATATCGAGTGCCATGGCTCAACCAGAGTTCAGGCCTTCCAACTAGCTTTAAGGAAAACTATTTTATGCCATAAGCTTCACACTCAAACTGCCACCACACACACGAAGCTAGGACAAGAGTTTATTAAGTTCAGGAACTTCGAGGCACGTGCACGTGCGTAAGTTTCCAGTATATTGCAGGCGCAAGAATTAAACGAGCGAATAATTGTCAACCTCCTCACTGCCTTTGGCGTCGTACTTCTTTTCTACGTAAACCTATCCTCACCATGCTTCCTTCGACAAACATCTAACATCACCTTCATCACTGTTGCATCATTGTGTCGACGCCTCACAGAATGCTTTCGCATGACCTGCTCTTTGCATATAGGCATGGCTTGTTAActgtgtagtgcataaacataaacacgGCATGATATCATGGATGTGACCTGTGTGCTACATAAACATAAGAATTGCGTGAAATTAAACGTTGCATGTGGTAATAAGTCTGTTTTATCAAGTAAGTTAATCGCTTGACATATATTTCAACATGTGTGTTGAAAGTGAGTAATAATGTggtgctctcttttttttttggaaatggAGAAATTTAAGGGTTACGAACGTTTCTCCATGACATACAGACCTCCAGGGCATATCGGTCTTGGCAGGCAGCACTTAGTCAGCGTTTCGTCATTTAGTGTTCTAAAAGGTGGAGTTAGCGTCTGCGACTCCCAGAGCACCAAATGACGTATGGATTGTGAAGGTGACGTCATCACCTAATATTACATGATAATTGTGCGTACTGCCGCGTGGGCCTCCTTTTAATGTAACATTCACTTGTTCCTCCACAGAACTGGGTGGTGCCTTTGATGCCGCAGTAGAGGACGTGGACCTCACCGTTCTATTCGTTCTCCGCCGAAGCCGACGAAAAGGCAACGTTCGGCTGTGTGCCGATGAGGTTGATCTGAGCACCATCGGCGCTCCCATTGTGGAAGCGAAATCCTTCAATGGAGACGTCGACGCGTCCCTCCGACATGCCGCGAATCAGATGTACGCTAGCGAAGCGGAAAGACTTACCAGTGGTCTGCGTAGGATTCTAAGAATGAGTGTTTTCAGCTGTGTTGGGCCTGTGGCTAAAACGAGGTAGTAAAAAATAAAGGCATTGTTGCGATTAAGTTGCTGTTGTTACACAACTGCTTAAAGGTGCCATAAATAATGCGCTTTTGGAGCCGTAGAACATCGTTGTGTATCCTGAGTGACACCAGAGTGCCCACCGTACGAGCTCCAATTCGTTTATCTGGAAATCTCATTCGCATC
The Dermacentor silvarum isolate Dsil-2018 unplaced genomic scaffold, BIME_Dsil_1.4 Seq672, whole genome shotgun sequence genome window above contains:
- the LOC125941945 gene encoding uncharacterized protein LOC125941945, which encodes MAFSAVAVCPISPPVSDLTVMELLEIAQKQGLQWITLPGVTGRVGSYDYANATARHFKVTQLGRGKKFLRYCRFGRKDTVEVQYRISAVLSTLWWKTSVHHGRSDSTGQELGGAFDAAVEDVDLTVLFVLRRSRRKGNVRLCADEVDLSTIGAPIVEAKSFNGDVDASLRHAANQMYASEAERLTSGLRRILRMSVFSCVGPVAKTR